In Polypterus senegalus isolate Bchr_013 chromosome 12, ASM1683550v1, whole genome shotgun sequence, the following are encoded in one genomic region:
- the LOC120540536 gene encoding fish-egg lectin-like, whose amino-acid sequence MKSLLILIAFFISSSVALNCQQVAGSLEQIDAGLGMLVGVNSNDNIYILFGGTWVQLPGALQHVTVGPAGLWGVNSANEIYKMVNGNWVHVPGWLQQIDAGGDQFVAGVTMNDNVYCMGRNGAMGITSNQSPAPWQHLPRHLMYYSCGPISCWGVNTANEIFIMRRVTPTACTGTGQWQHISGFLTMIEVSVDGSVYGVNSQGNVYRRDGITASNPAGTGWTQMVISGVCQHVSYDLGQLWVIKIDGSIWTCS is encoded by the exons ATGAAGAGTCTATTGATCCTCATTGCATTCTTCATCAGCTCCAGCGTGG CTCTGAATTGCCAGCAGGTAGCtgggagtctggaacagattGATGCTGGTCTGGGTATGTTGGTTGGTGTAAACAGCAATGACAACATCTACATTCTTTTTGGTGGCACCTGGGTGCAATTGCCAGGAGCGCTACAGCATGTCACAGTTGGTCCGGCTGGGCTGTGGGGAGTGAACAGTGCAAACGAAATCTACAAAATGGTGAACGGAAATTGGGTGCATGTTCCAg GTTGGCTGCAGCAGATTGATGCAGGAGGTGATCAGTTTGTTGCTGGTgtcaccatgaatgataatgtctACTGCATGGGGAGGAATGGCGCCATGGGAATTACAAGCAATCAATCACCTGCTCCATGGCAACACCTGCCAAGACACCTCATGTACTACTCTTGTGGCCCCATTAGTTGCTGGGGTGTCAATACTGCCAACGAGATTTTTATAATGAGAAGAGTGACACCCACTGCTTGCACTGGCACTGGGCAGTGGCAGCATATCTCAGGCTTCTTGACAATGATTGAAGTGAGTGTTGACGGCAGTGTATATGGTGTGAATTCTCAAGGAAATGTGTACCGCAG GGATGGAATAACTGCCAGCAATCCTGCAGGAACTGGCTGGACTCAGATGGTGATAAGTGGAGTATGCCAGCATGTGAGCTACGACCTTGGGCAGTTATGGGTCATCAAGATTGATGGTAGCATCTGGACCTGTAGCTGA